Proteins from a genomic interval of Medicago truncatula cultivar Jemalong A17 chromosome 3, MtrunA17r5.0-ANR, whole genome shotgun sequence:
- the LOC25490895 gene encoding protein SMAX1-LIKE 7: protein MPTPVSTARQCLTDEAARALDEAVSVARRRSHPQTTSLHAISALLSLPSNALRTACSCSRATTFPYSPRLHFRALELSVGVSLDRLPTTKTTAVVTSGDDGGPPVSNSLMAAIKRSQANQRRHPDSFHLLQIMQQQQQNQNQTASFLKVELKHFILSILDDPIVSRVFAEAGFRSYDVKFALLQPPPPPPSSRFFHRSSPPVFLCNIEPDRFETVRFDENSRRVVDVLAGKSGSKRSPLLMGVYAKTALKRFIELVQSGKVGFLPNELDGLKVVSIENEIFEFFLGNGSEEKMGLRFDEVGHLVEQNLHAGVVLSFGEIEVFVKNNNDDDVIDDGVVFVVSRLTRLLEVYGGKIWLVGVAGNCDVYTKFLRLFPNVEKDLDLHVLPVTSATPSMEGLYSKSSLMGSFVPFGGFFSTPSDFRNPNPSLTLCDTCNKKYEQEVADNYVNVGPSSSASTSLPWLQKVNVDSDRGLGLAKTNEDNASLNAKIFGLQRKWSDICQHLHQNKSLPEINISQTLTGFQAPFHEGFRFGRGTSSLNEIHCSNPIPYMSKELQSPFPSKQMLPFSQPFDTTLSAKDKAEHVPKVSKLDIQNPLLNHRSSLSLIPVTTDLVLGTTYTSVTHEPDTPKLNDHKKHLQHLSDSLSTDFDAMNESTSNQIARSSSYSGHNSDGKFEMVDFKSLYKLLIEKVWWQDEAIYSIINIMTLCRSSDGKRSGSNVRADTWFSFLGPDRVGKRKIASVLAETLFGSKQCLISVDLSSKDRFQPLNSIFECHDVLRRKTVVDYIAGELSKKPRSVVFLENIDKADLIVQNSLLQAIRTGKFPYSHGREISINNSIFVVTSSVFKVGGVFDMEKEPKIFPEERILEAKRYQIELSLGHASEDIFRSGSKNVRVSKRNGTFLNKRKLCETESSDSNEKVTSKTMKHIKEASRSYLDLNMPLEEEVEDGDCENESVVQNHETWLNDFLAQIDGKVVFKPFNFDLLAEQVIEHIDKQFQTPFGSNFVLEIDYEVMSEILAAAWLSDKKKAVEDWIEHVLGNSFVEAQKKYHNVAEYVMKLVKCESIFVEEQATGVCLPARINLN, encoded by the exons ATGCCGACGCCGGTAAGCACAGCGCGCCAATGTTTAACCGACGAAGCAGCGCGTGCACTAGACGAAGCAGTTTCTGTAGCGCGTAGACGTAGCCACCCTCAAACAACCTCTCTCCACGCCATCTCAGCCTTACTCTCTCTCCCTTCCAATGCTCTACGCACCGCCTGCTCATGCTCACGCGCCACCACTTTCCCTTACTCCCCTCGTCTCCACTTCCGTGCCCTAGAACTCTCTGTCGGAGTCTCCCTCGACCGTCTCCCTACAACAAAAACCACCGCCGTCGTCACCTCCGGCGATGACGGCGGCCCACCGGTGTCAAACTCTCTCATGGCAGCCATTAAACGCTCTCAAGCAAACCAACGTCGTCATCCAGATAGCTTCCATTTACTACAGATAATGCAGCAACAGCAACAAAACCAGAATCAAACTGCGTCGTTTTTGAAAGTTGAGTTGAAGCATTTCATTCTCTCTATTCTTGATGATCCTATAGTTAGTAGGGTTTTTGCAGAAGCTGGTTTTCGTAGCTATGATGTTAAGTTTGCTTTACttcaaccaccaccaccaccaccatcttcTAGATTCTTTCACCGTTCTTCACCTCCggtttttttatgtaatattgaaccggaccggtttgaAACGGTTCGGTTCGATGAGAATTCAAGAAGGGTTGTTGATGTTTTAGCTGGGAAGAGtgggagtaagagaagtcctcTTTTGATGGGTGTTTATGCAAAAACCGCTTTAAAAAGGTTTATAGAGTTAGTTCAAAGTGGAAAAGTTGGTTTTTTACCTAACGAGCTTGATGGGTTAAAAGTGGTTTCTATTGAGAATgagatttttgaattttttcttggaaatgGGAGTGAGGAGAAGATGGGGTTGAGATTTGATGAAGTGGGTCATTTAGTTGAACAAAATTTACATGCTGGTGTTGTTCTAAGTTTTGGGGAGATTGAGGTTTTTGTGAAGAACAATAACGATGatgatgttattgatgatgGTGTTGTGTTTGTTGTTTCAAGGTTAACAAGGTTATTAGAGGTTTATGGTGGGAAGATTTGGTTGGTGGGTGTAGCAGGAAATTGTGATGTTTATACTAAGTTTTTGAGGTTGTTTCCTAATGTTGAAAAAGATTTGGATTTGCATGTTTTGCCTGTGACATCTGCTACTCCTTCTATGGAAGGACTATACTCTAAATCCAG CTTAATGGGGTCCTTTGTTCCATTTGGTGGATTCTTTTCTACACCTTCTGATTTCAGAAATCCCAATCCATCTTTAACTCTTTGTGACACATGCAATAAAAAGTATGAACAAGAAGTTGCTGATAATTATGTGAATGTAGGaccttcttcttcagcatcAACAAGCTTACCTTGGTTACAAAAGGTTAATGTGGATTCAGACAGAGGATTGGGTTTGGCAAAG ACTAATGAAGATAATGCAAGTTTGAATGCTAAGATCTTCGGATTGCAGAGGAAATGGAGTGATATCTGtcaacatcttcatcaaaaCAAATCATTACCTGAAATCAATATTTCCCAAACATTAACGGGGTTCCAAGCTCCATTCCACGAGGGGTTTCGATTCGGTAGAGGAACTAGCAGCCTTAATGAAATCCACTGTTCTAATCCAATTCCCTACATGTCTAAAGAGTTACAAAGTCCATTTCCATCTAAACAGATGTTACCATTTTCACAACCTTTTGATACTACTCTTAGTGCCAAAGATAAAGCTGAACATGTACCGAAAGTTTCAAAATTAGACATACAAAATCCTCTCCTTAACCACAGGTCATCTTTGTCCCTTATTCCTGTCACCACGGATTTGGTTTTGGGAACAACATATACATCGGTTACTCATGAGCCAGATACCCCGAAACTAAATGATCATAAGAAGCATCTTCAGCACTTGTCGGATTCTCTTTCGACTGATTTTGATGCTATGAATGAGAGTACTTCAAACCAAATTGCTAGATCCTCTTCCTACTCGGGTCATAATTCCGATGGAAAATTTGAAATGGTTGATTTCAAGTCActttacaaacttcttatcgaAAAAGTTTGGTGGCAAGATGAGGCAATATATTCTATCATCAATATTATGACACTTTGTAGATCAAGTGACGGAAAGCGCAGTGGATCGAATGTTAGAGCCGACACATGGTTTTCTTTCCTTGGACCAGATAGAGtcggaaaaagaaaaattgcttCAGTACTTGCAGAAACTCTATTTGGAAGCAAACAATGCTTAATCTCAGTGGATTTAAGCTCTAAGGACAGGTTTCAACCATTGAACTCGATTTTCGAATGTCACGATGTGCTTAGGAGGAAGACAGTTGTGGATTATATTGCTGGCGAGTTGAGTAAAAAGCCACGTTCGGTTGTGTTTCTTGAAAATATCGATAAAGCTGATTTAATTGTGCAGAATAGTTTGTTACAAGCTATAAGAACAGGTAAATTTCCATACTCACATGGTAGGGAAATCAGCATTAACAATTCAATATTTGTTGTGACCTCTTCTGTGTTCAAAGTTGGCGGCGTTTTTGATATGGAAAAGGAACCAAAGATATTTCCCGAGGAAAGAATCCTTGAAGCTAAAAGATATCAAATTGAATTATCACTTGGACATGCTTCCGAGGATATCTTTAGAAGCGGTAGCAAAAACGTGAGGGTTTCAAAGAGAAATGGAACATTTCTGAATAAAAGAAAGCTCTGTGAAACTGAAAGCAGTGATTCCAATGAGAAAGTAACTAGCAAGACAATGAAACATATCAAAGAGGCGTCGCGGTCGTATCTGGATttgaatatgcctctggaagAGGAAGTGGAGGACGGTGATTGTGAAAATGAATCTGTAGTTCAAAATCATGAAACATGGTTAAATGACTTCCTTGCACAAATTGATGGAAAAGTGGTTTTTAAGCCATTCAATTTTGATTTACTTGCTGAGCAAGTAATCGAACACATTGACAAACAATTTCAAACACCGTTCGGATCAAATTTTGTGCTGGAAATTGATTACGAGGTCATGTCAGAGATACTTGCTGCTGCTTGGTTATCAGACAAGAAAAAAGCAGTGGAAGATTGGATTGAACATGTTCTTGGAAATAGCTTTGTTGAGGCACAAAAGAAGTATCACAATGTAGCTGAATATGTCATGAAATTGGTTAAATGTGAAAGCATTTTTGTGGAAGAGCAAGCTACAGGAGTATGCCTTCCAGCTAGAATTAACTTGAACTAA
- the LOC25490896 gene encoding glutathione S-transferase T3: protein MGNENFPSVDATQYPEFSTQITPGGMAVSDEVTPEDSTPKSKRSKEPAWNTQQNLVLISAWIKYGTSSVVGRNQRGETYWGKIAEYCNEYCSFDSPRDLVACRNRFNYMSKIINKWIGAYESAKRMQGSGWSEDDILTKAQELFAGGKNIQFTLKEEWHALRDQPRYGSQMGGNVGSGSSGSKRSHEDSVGSSARPMGREAAKKKGKMKSKGETLEKKNKLLQEKTQAKKMKMYLKLRDEEHLDDRKKELLENLERELFEN, encoded by the exons ATGGGGAACGAAAATTTTCCTAGTGTTGATGCAACCCAATATCCtgaattttcaacacaaataactcCTGGTGGCATGGCAGTTTCTGATGAAGTCACTCCAGAAGATTCAACTCCTAAGAGCAAGAGAAGTAAGGAACCAGCATGGAACACTCAACAAAATTTGGTTCTAATAAGTGCATGGATTAAATATGGAACAAGCAGTGTTGTCGGGAGAAACCAGAGAGGAGAAACATATTGGGGTAAAATTGCTGAGTATTGTAATGAGTATTGCTCATTCGATTCTCCCCGCGATCTAGTTGCCTGCCGAAaccgttttaattatatgagcaaaataataaataaatggattggTGCTTATGAAAGCGCTAAGCGTATGCAAGGAAGCGGTTGGTCGGaagatgatattttgacaaaagCGCAGGAATTGTTTGCAGGTGGGAAGAATATTCAATTTACTTTGAAAGAAGAATGGCACGCTCTCCGTGATCAACCACGTTATGGTAGTCAGATGGGAGGAAATGTAGGGTCAGGGAGTAGTGGATCTAAGAGATCTCACGAGGACTCTGTAGGATCTAGTGCTCGTCCAATGGGTAGGGAGGcagctaaaaaaaaaggtaaaatgaaAAGCAAGGGCGAGACATTGGAGAAG aaaaacaagttGCTGCAAGAAAAGACTCaagctaaaaaaatgaaaatgtatctaAAGTTAAGGGACGAAGAGCATCTCGATGACCGGAAGAAGGAGCTGTTGGAGAATTTGGAGCGTGAgctgtttgaaaattaa
- the LOC112420189 gene encoding uncharacterized protein, whose amino-acid sequence MDPFDLEAYFQKRDAEDTYIVNRFIQRRKQIEEGSGSRSRKYLKRDHAGANQRLIDDYFANEPTYDDAMFRRRYRMQKHVFLRIVGDLSSSDNYFTQRVDAANKEGISPLAKCTTAMRMLAYGVAADAVDEYIKIGGTTALECLRRFCKGIIRLYEQVYLRAPTQDDLQRILHVSEMRGFPGMIGSIDCMHWEWKNCPKAWEGQFTRGDKGTTTVILEAVASHDLWIWHAFFGCPGTLNDINVLDRSPVFDDVEQGKTPRVNYFVNQRPYNMTYYLADGIYPSYPTFVKSIRLPQSEPDKLFAKHQESCRKDIERAFGVLQARFKIIREPARLWDIADLDGLIVGQCHQCHQP is encoded by the exons ATGGATCCTTTTGATTTGGAAGCCTACTTCCAAAAACGTGATGCTGAAGACACGTATATAGTCAACCGATTTATTCAGCGTCGAAAACAAATAGAGGAAGGTAGTGGATCTCGtagtagaaaatatttaaagagaGATCATGCAGGGGCAAACCAAAGACTCATTGACGACTACTTTGCCAATGAGCCTACATATGACGATGCAATGTTTCGTCGTCGGTACCGGATGCAAAAACATGTCTTCCTTCGAATCGTTGGAGACCTTTCAAGTAGTGATAACTACTTCACCCAGCGAGTTGATGCCGCCAACAAAGAAGGTATATCACCGTTAGCAAAATGTACCACAGCAATGCGAATGTTAGCATATGGTGTGGCAGCAGATGCGGTAGATGAATACATAAAAATAGGAGGTACTACAGCATTGGAGTGCTTACGTAGATTCTGTAAAGGAATCATACGACTGTATGAGCAAGTGTATCTGAGAGCACCAACCCAAGATGACCTTCAAAGAATACTACATGTTAGTGAAATGCGAGGGTTCCCAGGGATGATCGGGAGTATTGACTGCATGCACTGGGAGtggaaaaattgtcctaaagcaTGGGAAGGTCAATTCACCAGGGGGGATAAGGGAACCACCACAGTTATTCTTGAAGCAGTTGCATCTCATGATCTATGGATCTGGCATGCCTTTTTTGGATGTCCGGGAACGTTGAACGATATAAACGTTCTAGACCGGTCACCAGTGTTCGATGATGTGGAACAGGGAAAGACTCCAAGGGTGAATTACTTTGTGAATCAACGTCCCTATAATATGACATACTATCTAGCTGATGGTATCTACCCTTCTTACCCAACTTTCGTCAAATCAATTAGGCTTCCTCAAAGTGAACCCGataagttatttgcaaaacatcaagaGAGCTGTCGGAAGGACATCGAACGTGCTTTTGGTgtgcttcaagctcgatttaaaatcatcCGTGAACCAGCTCGCTTGTGGGACATAGCTGATTTGG ATGGTCTTATTGTTggtcaatgtcaccaatgtcaccaaCCATAA
- the LOC25490897 gene encoding probable terpene synthase 2: MSSVACLNRESKSDLRRNVADYQPSVWGDYFIQYASESMELDENIKVQIETLKTDVRKMLVSKSEKPLAKVHLIDSICRLGLNYHFEDEIDEILQDIHKNYVQNGEIITFEDNLCSLAVLFRLLRQQGLHVSPNVFYKFKDDQGNFSERLIRDVEEMLCLYEATHVMIHGEGILEEALAFTTTHLESIAKQLSHPRAVQVKHSLRQALHKNLPRLEARRYISIYELDPSRDENLLILAKLDFNILQTLHQKEFGNLCKWWKESGVCNKLPFARDRIVESCFWSLGVYFEPKYSKAREMMTKLFVIATVIDDAYDAYGTIDELELFTDAIERWNINCIDNLPDYMKILYTTTLELYEEIEQEMRNEGRVYALNYYVKEFKKYLQAYMTEARWLNKKYKPTLEEYIRISIESSGYALVTTTSYIGMGATATEDIFKWISNEPKILNASVVLCRLMDDIVSNEFEQKREHVSSFLECYMKEYDVSREAAIQEGRKRILDAWKDINEECLMPTEVPMNFVRRILDLSRFMDVVYKDKDNFTHTEGEMKTFIKALLVDPVLI; encoded by the exons ATGTCAAGTGTAGCTTGCTTAAACCGTGAATCCAAATCTGACTTGCGTAGAAATGTTGCAGATTATCAACCTAGCGTTTGGGGAGATTATTTCATTCAATATGCTTCAGAATCTATG GAACTTGATGAAAATATTAAGGTACAAATTGAAACCCTAAAAACCGACGTGAGAAAGATGCTTGTCTCAAAGAGTGAGAAACCCTTGGCAAAAGTTCATTTGATTGATTCGATATGCCGTTTGGGTTTGAACTATCATTTTGAAGATGAGATTGATGAGATTTTGCAAGATATTCACAAGAATTATGTTCAAAATGGAGAAATAATTACTTTTGAAGACAACCTTTGCTCTCTTGCTGTGCTATTTAGGTTGTTGAGGCAACAAGGACTTCACGTTTCACCAA ATGTATTCTACAAATTCAAGGATGATCAAGGAAACTTTAGTGAAAGACTTATCAGGGATGTTGAGGAGATGTTATGCTTGTATGAAGCCACACATGTCATGATTCACGGAGAGGGTATTTTGGAAGAGGCCTTGGCTTTCACTACCACTCACCTTGAGTCCATTGCCAAGCAATTGAGTCATCCGCGTGCAGTACAAGTCAAACATAGCTTAAGGCAAGCTCTCCACAAGAATTTGCCTAGGTTAGAGGCACGACGCTACATTTCCATATACGAGCTAGATCCTTCGCGTGATGAAAATTTACTCATTTTAGCTAAATTGGATTTCAACATACTCCAAACCCTACATCAAAAGGAATTTGGTAACCTTTGCAA atggTGGAAGGAGTCAGGTGTGTGTAATAAGCTGCCGTTTGCACGAGATAGGATAGTTGAAAGTTGCTTTTGGTCTTTGGGTGTATATTTCGAGCCCAAATATTCTAAAGCAAGAGAAATGATGACAAAATTATTTGTCATAGCAACTGTCATAGATGATGCCTATGATGCATACGGAACCATTGATGAATTAGAACTTTTTACAGACGCAATTGAAAG GTGGAATATTAACTGCATAGATAATCTTCCGGATTATATGAAGATTCTTTATACAACCACCTTAGAACTTTATGAAGAAATAGAGCAAGAAATGAGGAATGAAGGGAGAGTATATGCCCTAAACTACTACGTCAAAGaa TTCAAAAAATACCTTCAAGCTTATATGACTGAGGCAAGATggttaaacaaaaaatataaaccaaCATTAGAAGAATACATTCGCATATCAATAGAATCATCTGGTTATGCACTGGTGACCACAACTTCTTACATTGGTATGGGAGCCACAGCCACAGAAGACATCTTCAAGTGGATATCAAATGAGCCAAAAATTCTTAATGCTTCTGTTGTACTTTGCAGGCTAATGGATGACATTGTGTCCAATGag TTTGAACAAAAAAGAGAACATGTTTCCTCATTCCTGGAGTGTTATATGAAAGAATATGATGTGTCTAGGGAAGCTGCCATTCAAGAAGGCCGAAAGAGAATTCTTGATGCTTGGAAAGATATAAATGAAGAATGTCTTATGCCAACTGAAGTTCCTATGAATTTTGTGAGACGCATTTTAGACCTATCGCGTTTTATGGACGTAGtttataaagataaagataactTCACTCACACTGAAGGAGAAATGAAGACATTCATTAAAGCTTTGCTTGTAGATCCAGTGTTAATTTGA
- the LOC25490898 gene encoding molybdate transporter 1 — translation MENQNPPLVQTLDPEAPEITPTAPTNPSVITRFTTKDAVQKLKANLVFHSKWAELNGAMGDLGTYIPIVLALTLAKDLNLGTTLIFNGVYNIITGIIYGVPMPVQPMKSIAASALSDKEFGLPEIMAAGILTGGVLFILGITGLMKLGYKFIPLPVVRGIQLAQGLSFALTAVKYVKKVQDLPKSKALGERPWLGLDGLVLAIVCTCFILIVNGAGEQNRGCGVAPESGDNLDGKNSDEGGRNNRNINRLRKIIFSLPSAFVVFVLGIVLVFIRKHEVVNEIKFGPTSIELVKFTKHAWKKGFVKGAIPQLPLSILNSVIAVCKLSTDLFPEKEFSVTSISVTVGLMNLIGCWFGCVPTCHGAGGLAGQYKFGGRSGGCVALLGAGKLVLGLLLGTSLANILKMFPVGILGVLLLFAGIELAMCARDMNSKEDFFVALISTAVSMVGSNASFGFLVGMIVYIIFKLRSSTKDEPFSTIWNQKSLI, via the exons ATGGAAAACCAAAACCCTCCTTTAGTTCAAACCTTAGATCCCGAAGCACCTGAAATAACTCCAACAGCTCCAACTAACCCTTCAGTCATAACACGTTTTACAACCAAAGATGCAGTGCAAAAACTGAAAGCCAACTTGGTTTTCCATTCAAAATGGGCTGAATTAAATGGTGCCATGGGTGACCTTGGCACCTACATACCCATAGTGTTGGCTCTAACTCTAGCTAAGGACCTCAACCTTGGTACCACATTGATTTTCAACG GTGTCTACAACATAATAACTGGTATCATCTATGGGGTACCTATGCCTGTCCAGCCCATGAAGTCAATCGCCGCCTCGGCCTTATCAGACAAAGAATTTGGCTTACCGGAAATCATGGCTGCTGGAATCTTGACCGGCGGCGTGTTGTTCATTCTTGGCATCACAGGATTGATGAAGCTGGGTTACAAGTTTATTCCTCTACCTGTTGTAAGGGGCATTCAACTAGCACAAGGTTTGTCATTTGCTTTAACTGCTGTTAAATATGTGAAGAAAGTGCAAGATCTTCCCAAGTCTAAAGCTTTGGGTGAAAGGCCTTGGTTAGGGTTAGATGGGTTGGTTCTAGCTATTGTTTGTACTTGTTTTATATTGATTGTTAATGGAGCTGGTGAACAAAATCGTGGATGTGGCGTTGCTCCAGAAAGTGGTGATAATTTAGATGGAAAAAATAGTGATGAAGGTGGAAGAAACAATAGAAATATCAATAGATTGAGAAAGATTATTTTTTCACTTCCTTCTGCATTTGTAGTCTTTGTGTTGgggattgttttggtttttataaGAAAACATGAAGTTGTCAATGAAATTAAATTTGGACCAACTTCAATAGAATTGGTGAAATTCACTAAACATGCATGGAAGAAAGGTTTTGTCAAAGGTGCAATTCCTCAACTTCCATTGTCAATTTTGAACTCTGTCATAGCTGTTTGTAAGTTATCAACAGATCTTTTTCCAGAAAAGGAATTTTCAGTTACTTCAATTTCAGTGACAGTTGGACTAATGAATTTGATCGGTTGTTGGTTTGGTTGTGTGCCAACTTGTCATGGTGCCGGTGGACTCGCAGGACAATATAAATTTGGTGGAAGAAGTGGAGGGTGTGTGGCACTTCTTGGTGCAGGAAAATTGGTATTAGGATTGTTGTTGGGAACTTCCTTGGCAAACATTTTAAAGATGTTTCCGGTCGGGATCTTAGGAGTGTTGCTTTTGTTTGCTGGAATTGAACTTGCTATGTGTGCTAGAGACATGAATAGCAAAGAAGATTTCTTTGTGGCTCTTATTTCCACTGCTGTTTCAATGGTTGGATCaaatgcatcatttggattttTAGTTGGAATGAttgtttatataatatttaagcTAAGGAGTTCCACAAAGGATGAACCATTTTCTACCATTTGGAATCAGAAAAGCCTCATCTAA